The Atribacterota bacterium genome contains the following window.
TATTTGTTCACTACATTAACAGGTGTTCCTTCGACAAATTTAGCTAAATTGTTGACAGCAATATCCATTAACCTTTTTCTGCTTTCCTTTGGAGCCCAGGATATGTGCGGAGT
Protein-coding sequences here:
- a CDS encoding D-2-hydroxyacid dehydrogenase; the encoded protein is TPHISWAPKESRKRLMDIAVNNLAKFVEGTPVNVVNK